A region of Massilia sp. WG5 DNA encodes the following proteins:
- a CDS encoding SNF2-related protein has product MSIFNIFKRAASNTSAAPVLKTLWSADGVRVEFSDPLPEPTQDALLDALSAASAEESVLGAYLAQLVSDEQCKLQRDAAIVRWEDIYQLQTSAEHVGALALLDLPPVGPLRPIIDSTGTLSGRDFELEVTGWTDGSKQLRVTELIGGIATVDGRPQMLTRAAWRTASEIATFRSRDDGERSQNHHELAWARIRRFADEAQALYANPYLETTLVLSPETLRLPQSKAETPFGKVLTVAPTFDGAPDGWLTAFDGFNSVQPHYDLTRGAGRVRVVISEPVRKVLEVIKREMPGRRVAGSKAEKFVHNPFAFLGDAAHEVFREDEFEADRAEAGAVEAIFSLVTRTSNARVDSVDLLVTEHYANGAASTDCEVFNTPEELEEFLSALKRALEDDLQKLKWGEYDLTIDGHCTVQLEQGEQVAHVWRMQPAERIDFNDVYEMEGYSSRIEGIGPARPIYVPVFQKDKTEEEKEGVWLPSDLTPMVRVTLQDHEGQVVIPLTKEWVKTFDQQVERAELDGSPSVSNPSLPTAIATPQARQLVDSFKSMVDAQERVRGDVAGAPKDKKGPRQTLLVKTNFYDVDYVEERRTSLALPAGWSAKLPRCLRPSIKLKQHQLYGIAWFQHLVSKAPTECRGALLADDMGLGKTVQLLSVLAWYYEHNPNAAPSIIFAPKSLLENWEGESKKFFNDSFPEVLVLYGDKLKERKQPLGLIDEGLRDKGIVDLLRPGWASTAKVIITTYEMLTSYEFSLAKQPFAFLICDEAQRIKTPGTLVTLAAKKLKADFRIACTGTPVENSLADLWCLFDLVQPGLLGALEEFGKKYRRPIECDTEEQRDALQRLQSLIAPQTLRRTKADIASELKAKLFAFTSVKEQGLSFKALLEETERLEIPMTEHQRILYKGGLKKLQDANAESNSKKRAQLSFGALHLMKAVCAEPYCLPGTKFLMDKSGFDVHLKNSPKMKWLLDRLAAVKAAGEKAIVFTELREVQAALYYFLNKTFGIKPSIINGDKQGRQAYIDKFTASQGFDVIILSTLAAGAGLNITAANHVFHFTRAWNPSKEAQATDRAFRIGQQKDVFVYCPTIVADDFNTFEVRLDQILKRKAGLAGATLDDGGLSAMLNGSGGDVGFADLVDNIGIGERVVKHYLTMDDVDRMDGAGFEVFCCLLWQKLGFQARITEKRRGDGGVDVVAIKGRKGELLQCKSSKASSIGWEAIKDVTGGAAGYQVRYPNTLFTRVAVTNQMFTQGAMTHAVENKVQVVTRASLEELLGLYPTTNHEFDEALQAWAMN; this is encoded by the coding sequence ATGAGCATCTTCAACATCTTTAAACGTGCAGCGTCGAATACATCGGCCGCTCCAGTTCTGAAAACACTTTGGTCAGCGGATGGCGTGCGAGTCGAGTTTTCGGACCCATTGCCCGAGCCGACTCAGGATGCCTTGTTAGACGCTTTGTCTGCTGCTAGCGCGGAGGAGTCTGTCCTAGGCGCTTATCTTGCTCAGCTTGTCTCCGATGAGCAATGTAAGCTGCAACGCGATGCTGCTATCGTACGTTGGGAAGACATCTACCAGCTTCAAACCTCGGCTGAGCACGTCGGCGCTCTCGCGTTACTCGACCTGCCTCCGGTAGGCCCTCTGCGACCAATCATCGATTCGACAGGAACGCTATCGGGTCGAGACTTCGAACTGGAGGTCACAGGCTGGACTGATGGGAGTAAGCAACTGCGCGTCACTGAGCTAATCGGTGGTATCGCGACGGTGGACGGCAGACCGCAGATGCTCACTCGAGCAGCTTGGCGAACAGCATCGGAAATCGCAACATTTAGAAGTCGGGATGACGGTGAGCGGTCACAGAATCATCATGAACTTGCTTGGGCCCGTATTCGAAGATTCGCAGACGAAGCCCAAGCGCTGTACGCGAACCCTTATCTCGAAACCACCCTTGTTCTAAGCCCCGAGACCTTGCGTCTTCCGCAGTCAAAAGCCGAGACGCCATTTGGGAAAGTGTTGACGGTCGCTCCAACTTTTGATGGTGCTCCCGACGGTTGGCTAACTGCGTTTGATGGCTTTAACTCTGTGCAACCTCACTACGACTTGACGCGAGGTGCGGGACGGGTGCGTGTAGTCATATCCGAACCGGTTCGCAAAGTCCTTGAGGTCATCAAGCGGGAGATGCCAGGGCGCCGGGTGGCCGGTTCAAAGGCAGAGAAGTTTGTACACAATCCTTTCGCCTTCTTGGGTGACGCCGCCCATGAGGTATTCAGAGAGGACGAATTCGAAGCCGATAGAGCTGAAGCTGGTGCGGTTGAAGCCATCTTTAGCCTGGTAACGCGTACTTCCAACGCCAGGGTCGATAGTGTTGACCTCTTGGTCACTGAGCACTATGCCAATGGAGCTGCTTCCACTGATTGCGAAGTTTTCAATACGCCTGAGGAGCTTGAAGAATTCCTCTCCGCGTTAAAGCGTGCGCTCGAAGACGATTTGCAAAAACTCAAGTGGGGCGAGTACGACCTGACCATCGACGGACATTGTACTGTCCAGTTAGAGCAAGGAGAGCAAGTTGCCCACGTCTGGCGCATGCAGCCGGCCGAGCGCATCGACTTCAATGATGTCTACGAAATGGAGGGGTATAGCTCGCGTATCGAAGGAATTGGGCCTGCCAGACCCATCTATGTGCCGGTCTTTCAGAAGGACAAAACGGAGGAGGAGAAGGAGGGTGTTTGGCTCCCTTCTGACTTGACTCCTATGGTTCGGGTTACGTTGCAGGACCATGAAGGTCAGGTAGTGATTCCTTTGACCAAAGAATGGGTCAAGACCTTTGACCAGCAAGTTGAGCGAGCAGAGCTAGATGGAAGCCCTAGTGTTAGCAATCCGAGCTTACCAACAGCGATTGCAACACCGCAGGCGCGCCAGCTCGTTGATAGCTTCAAGAGCATGGTCGATGCGCAGGAGCGTGTTCGAGGTGACGTCGCGGGTGCACCAAAAGACAAAAAAGGGCCGCGTCAGACGCTGCTGGTCAAGACAAATTTCTACGACGTCGATTACGTGGAAGAGCGGCGCACGTCCTTAGCCTTACCGGCGGGTTGGAGTGCCAAACTCCCGCGGTGCCTACGCCCGTCCATCAAGCTGAAGCAGCACCAGCTTTACGGCATTGCTTGGTTCCAGCATCTTGTTTCGAAAGCCCCTACTGAGTGTCGTGGCGCTCTTCTGGCGGACGATATGGGGTTGGGTAAGACAGTCCAACTTTTGTCAGTTCTGGCTTGGTATTACGAACACAATCCCAACGCTGCACCGTCCATCATTTTCGCCCCGAAGAGCCTCCTCGAGAACTGGGAAGGTGAGTCAAAGAAGTTCTTCAATGACTCGTTCCCAGAAGTTCTTGTTCTCTACGGAGACAAGTTAAAGGAGCGGAAGCAGCCACTTGGGCTAATCGACGAAGGGCTTCGTGATAAGGGAATCGTCGACCTGTTGAGGCCAGGTTGGGCCAGCACCGCCAAGGTCATCATCACAACGTATGAAATGTTGACCTCCTATGAGTTTTCGTTAGCCAAGCAGCCATTTGCTTTTCTCATCTGCGACGAGGCCCAACGTATTAAAACTCCGGGCACTTTAGTGACCTTGGCTGCCAAAAAGCTCAAGGCGGACTTTCGTATCGCATGTACAGGAACCCCCGTTGAGAACTCCCTTGCTGACCTATGGTGTCTCTTTGACCTGGTACAGCCTGGCTTGCTCGGGGCGCTCGAAGAGTTCGGGAAAAAGTACCGGAGGCCTATCGAATGTGATACGGAGGAGCAAAGAGATGCTCTTCAACGTCTACAGTCATTGATTGCGCCGCAAACCCTGAGGCGCACGAAAGCAGACATCGCGAGCGAGCTGAAGGCGAAGCTTTTCGCGTTCACATCAGTTAAAGAACAGGGACTCAGTTTCAAGGCGCTTCTGGAAGAGACCGAGCGGCTTGAGATTCCTATGACTGAGCACCAGCGGATACTGTACAAGGGCGGCCTCAAGAAGCTACAAGACGCAAACGCTGAATCGAACAGCAAAAAGCGAGCGCAACTGTCGTTTGGAGCACTGCACTTGATGAAGGCGGTATGCGCCGAGCCCTACTGTCTACCAGGTACGAAGTTCTTGATGGACAAGTCAGGGTTTGACGTCCACCTCAAGAACTCCCCTAAGATGAAGTGGCTTTTGGACCGGTTGGCTGCGGTTAAGGCTGCTGGCGAAAAGGCTATTGTGTTCACTGAACTTCGGGAAGTGCAGGCAGCCCTGTACTACTTCCTCAACAAGACATTCGGTATCAAACCTTCTATTATCAACGGCGACAAGCAGGGAAGGCAGGCTTACATTGATAAGTTCACTGCTTCGCAAGGGTTCGATGTCATCATTTTGTCGACTCTCGCAGCTGGCGCAGGACTCAATATCACGGCAGCTAACCACGTCTTCCACTTTACGCGTGCTTGGAATCCATCGAAAGAGGCGCAGGCTACTGACCGGGCTTTCCGCATCGGGCAGCAAAAAGACGTTTTTGTGTACTGCCCGACTATCGTTGCTGATGACTTCAACACTTTCGAAGTGCGCCTCGACCAAATCTTGAAACGCAAGGCTGGGCTCGCGGGAGCGACGCTTGACGACGGCGGGCTCTCGGCAATGCTCAATGGTTCCGGAGGCGACGTCGGCTTTGCAGACCTGGTAGACAACATCGGCATTGGCGAGCGGGTAGTAAAGCACTACTTGACGATGGACGACGTCGACCGTATGGATGGCGCTGGCTTTGAGGTGTTCTGTTGTCTCCTATGGCAGAAGCTTGGCTTCCAGGCCCGTATCACGGAAAAACGCCGAGGGGACGGGGGCGTTGATGTCGTCGCAATTAAAGGGCGCAAGGGCGAGCTACTTCAGTGCAAGAGCTCCAAGGCGTCTAGTATCGGCTGGGAGGCAATCAAGGATGTTACTGGTGGGGCTGCTGGTTACCAAGTCAGGTACCCCAACACCTTATTCACGCGCGTGGCCGTGACCAATCAGATGTTCACGCAGGGAGCCATGACGCACGCAGTCGAGAATAAGGTCCAGGTCGTGACGCGCGCAAGTTTAGAAGAGTTACTTGGCCTATATCCAACGACAAACCATGAGTTCGACGAAGCTCTTCAGGCTTGGGCGATGAACTAA